From one Phorcysia thermohydrogeniphila genomic stretch:
- a CDS encoding NAD(P)/FAD-dependent oxidoreductase — protein MRYVIVGNSAAAVGCITGIRKVDKENEIVVISYEDRCYSKPMIADVLVDFPEEKLLYRDEKFFEENGVTQILGHKAISINPESKVVVLDSGELVPYDKLLISTGAVPFVPPIEGSDKKGVFTFTELGSAKAFKEYIKENNVKEVIIIGSGFIGLEVAYFLREIGINVTVVELLDRVLGKALDKRGSEIVEKMLRDKGVNFIFNNTVERIEGDEKVTSVTLKSGDVLRADAVVVAIGVRPNVELAKTAGVEVNRGIVTDDHMATNVPDIYAAGDCIECLDITDGQRKPLPLFPLAFEQGFVAGLNMAGKKMEYLGGLPLNSLKFLEKPVLNAGIVEPPDDSYEVILNDQFEKKGYYRKAIIKDNRLVGFVAIGEIDRVGILTNLIRQRIDVSGIKDRLVSLDFGLVDLPQEWRKEKLVEDKTAYKDWRAV, from the coding sequence ATAACGGGAATCAGGAAAGTTGACAAAGAGAACGAGATTGTCGTTATCTCCTACGAGGATAGGTGCTACTCCAAACCTATGATTGCCGATGTCCTCGTTGACTTCCCGGAAGAAAAGCTCCTATACAGGGACGAGAAGTTCTTTGAAGAAAACGGAGTAACCCAGATACTCGGTCACAAGGCAATTAGCATAAACCCTGAGTCAAAGGTAGTTGTTCTTGATTCAGGGGAGCTCGTTCCTTACGACAAGCTCCTAATTTCAACAGGAGCAGTTCCGTTCGTTCCACCAATTGAGGGAAGCGATAAAAAAGGAGTGTTTACATTTACGGAGCTTGGCTCAGCTAAAGCCTTTAAGGAATACATAAAGGAAAACAACGTTAAAGAAGTCATCATAATAGGTTCAGGATTTATAGGCCTTGAAGTAGCTTACTTCTTAAGGGAGATAGGAATAAACGTAACGGTTGTGGAGCTCCTTGACAGGGTACTTGGCAAAGCCCTTGACAAGAGGGGCTCTGAAATCGTTGAAAAGATGCTAAGGGATAAGGGCGTCAACTTCATATTTAACAACACCGTTGAAAGAATTGAAGGCGATGAAAAAGTTACAAGCGTAACCCTTAAGAGCGGCGACGTGCTAAGGGCCGACGCCGTTGTTGTAGCTATCGGCGTAAGGCCAAATGTAGAACTTGCAAAAACGGCAGGTGTTGAGGTCAACAGAGGTATAGTTACAGATGACCACATGGCGACAAACGTTCCAGACATCTACGCCGCCGGCGACTGTATAGAGTGTCTTGACATAACGGACGGACAGAGGAAACCCCTTCCACTTTTCCCGCTTGCCTTTGAACAGGGGTTCGTAGCCGGTCTAAACATGGCCGGCAAGAAAATGGAATACCTTGGAGGACTTCCTCTTAATTCTCTCAAGTTCCTTGAAAAGCCCGTCCTTAACGCCGGAATTGTTGAACCTCCAGACGACTCTTACGAAGTCATTCTCAACGACCAGTTTGAGAAGAAAGGTTACTACAGAAAGGCAATTATCAAGGATAACAGGCTTGTTGGCTTTGTTGCAATAGGTGAGATAGACAGGGTTGGAATTCTCACAAACCTCATAAGGCAGAGGATAGACGTATCTGGCATAAAAGACAGGCTCGTCTCCTTAGACTTTGGACTTGTTGACCTGCCACAAGAGTGGAGAAAGGAGAAACTCGTAGAGGACAAAACGGCTTACAAAGACTGGAGGGCTGTGTAA
- a CDS encoding class II glutamine amidotransferase: protein MACYSEMSGCGLAGIVNRDGKKISGKFIYDSITSMKERGNGMGAGYAAYGIYPEMAEYYAFHVMLDDINYESEVNAVLNRFFKVVKKEIIPTKSVPSLYKKTKPPVFYRYFVEPKEEAKLPMETEEDLVVRAVMTINDGVKGAYVISSGKNMGAFKGVGHPDEIGDFFEIKEYEGYIWLAHTRFPTNTPGWWGGAHPFTLLDWAIVHNGEITSYGTNKRYVEMFGYKCTLLTDTEVAAYIFDLLFRKHKLPIKAVFAAMAAPFWKDIEYYKERGEEELYEMAKMIRMIYAPAMLNGPFAMLFAFKDGVIGFNDRIKLRPFVAAVNGDTVYMASEESAIRVICPEPEKVWMPKAGEPVIALLKHCSEDSVCHPA from the coding sequence ATGGCTTGCTACAGCGAAATGTCCGGTTGCGGCCTTGCCGGGATTGTAAATAGGGACGGCAAAAAAATTTCCGGAAAGTTCATATACGACTCCATCACATCTATGAAAGAGCGTGGAAACGGTATGGGAGCTGGGTATGCCGCCTACGGCATATACCCAGAGATGGCTGAATACTACGCCTTCCACGTAATGCTTGACGATATTAACTACGAGTCCGAAGTAAACGCAGTTCTCAACAGGTTCTTTAAAGTAGTAAAGAAGGAAATAATACCTACAAAAAGTGTACCTTCCCTCTACAAAAAAACGAAACCTCCCGTATTCTACAGGTACTTCGTTGAACCTAAGGAAGAAGCAAAGCTCCCAATGGAGACAGAAGAAGACCTCGTTGTTAGAGCCGTTATGACGATAAACGATGGAGTAAAAGGCGCTTACGTTATCTCAAGTGGAAAAAACATGGGAGCTTTTAAAGGGGTAGGTCACCCCGACGAGATAGGAGACTTCTTTGAGATAAAAGAGTATGAAGGTTACATCTGGCTTGCTCACACCCGTTTCCCCACAAACACTCCCGGATGGTGGGGCGGAGCTCACCCATTCACTCTTCTTGACTGGGCAATCGTCCACAACGGTGAGATAACCTCTTACGGAACGAACAAACGTTACGTAGAAATGTTCGGCTACAAGTGTACGCTCTTAACCGATACAGAAGTTGCTGCTTACATCTTTGATCTCCTCTTCAGGAAACACAAGCTTCCAATAAAGGCCGTATTTGCAGCAATGGCAGCTCCTTTCTGGAAGGATATTGAATACTACAAGGAGCGCGGAGAGGAAGAGCTCTACGAAATGGCAAAGATGATAAGGATGATCTACGCCCCCGCAATGCTAAACGGACCATTTGCAATGCTGTTTGCCTTTAAGGATGGAGTAATCGGCTTTAACGATAGAATCAAGTTAAGACCTTTTGTTGCAGCAGTTAACGGCGATACTGTATATATGGCAAGTGAGGAATCTGCAATAAGAGTAATCTGCCCAGAACCCGAAAAAGTCTGGATGCCAAAAGCTGGAGAACCTGTTATAGCGCTTCTTAAACACTGCAGCGAAGATAGCGTATGCCACCCAGCATAA